A single Thermaerobacter sp. FW80 DNA region contains:
- a CDS encoding ABC transporter permease, which yields MNPWVRASLSVAVPAVAVAVAGLIGAVVVRVTGGDPLEALTVMLRYNLASADSLAGVLSRMTPLIFAGLAVATSFRAGLFNIGVEGQYLMGAFTASLTGVYLAGLPPAVHLPLTVLAGMAGGVLWAWLPAELRVRRGVHEVISTIMLNFVAASLLLWLIGDVFRDPVQGGSTPRVRMPEIAPGARIPRIHGLAEALGIHLRPSVALDWFFPVALAVAGGLYLLLWRTPLGFEIRAVGLNPEAARAAGIPVEATLRRAFLLSGALAGLIGLSDLLGYFGYLDIDFPRGYGFTGIAVALVGANHPAGVILASFLFAFLQRGGLGVQALAGVPREVVTVMEGTIILTMLVVAAAWGRWLRRWERARTLAGAPGRREAVDPDEPAPPRSAAPPALGEGGDHAGA from the coding sequence GTGAACCCCTGGGTCCGGGCCTCGCTGTCCGTCGCGGTGCCCGCGGTGGCGGTGGCCGTGGCGGGGCTGATCGGGGCCGTGGTCGTCCGAGTCACGGGCGGCGACCCGCTGGAGGCCCTGACGGTCATGCTGCGCTACAACCTGGCGAGCGCGGACAGCCTCGCGGGGGTGCTCTCGCGCATGACCCCCCTGATCTTCGCCGGCCTGGCCGTGGCCACCAGCTTCCGCGCCGGCCTGTTCAACATCGGCGTCGAGGGCCAGTACCTGATGGGGGCCTTCACGGCGTCGCTCACCGGGGTGTACCTGGCCGGCCTGCCGCCGGCGGTCCACCTGCCCCTGACGGTCCTGGCGGGCATGGCGGGCGGCGTCCTGTGGGCGTGGCTGCCCGCCGAGCTCCGCGTGCGGCGGGGCGTCCACGAGGTGATCAGCACCATCATGCTGAACTTCGTCGCCGCCTCGCTGCTCCTGTGGCTCATCGGCGACGTCTTCCGAGATCCCGTCCAGGGCGGCAGCACGCCGCGGGTGCGCATGCCCGAGATCGCACCCGGCGCCCGGATCCCGCGCATCCACGGGCTGGCCGAGGCCCTGGGGATCCACCTGCGTCCCTCCGTGGCGCTGGACTGGTTCTTCCCCGTCGCCCTGGCGGTGGCGGGCGGCTTGTACCTGCTGCTGTGGCGCACGCCCCTCGGCTTCGAGATCCGCGCGGTGGGGCTCAACCCCGAGGCCGCCCGGGCCGCCGGCATCCCGGTGGAGGCCACCCTGCGCAGGGCGTTCCTCCTGAGCGGCGCCCTGGCCGGGTTGATCGGGCTGTCCGACCTCCTCGGGTACTTCGGATACCTGGACATCGACTTCCCCCGCGGCTACGGCTTCACCGGCATCGCCGTGGCCCTGGTCGGCGCCAACCACCCCGCCGGCGTCATCCTGGCGTCCTTCCTCTTCGCCTTCCTGCAGCGGGGCGGCCTCGGCGTCCAGGCGCTGGCGGGGGTGCCGCGGGAGGTGGTCACGGTGATGGAGGGCACGATCATCCTGACGATGCTCGTCGTCGCCGCCGCGTGGGGACGCTGGCTGCGTCGCTGGGAGCGGGCCCGCACCCTGGCCGGTGCCCCGGGCCGTCGGGAGGCGGTGGATCCGGACGAACCGGCACCGCCCCGGTCGGCGGCGCCGCCGGCGCTGGGGGAGGGGGGAGACCATGCCGGCGCCTGA
- a CDS encoding ABC transporter ATP-binding protein, whose translation MADAEWMVEVRHITKRFPGLVANDDISFAVRRGEIHAIVGENGAGKSTLMKILAGLHSPDAGEIRLEGRPVRLRGPRHAAQLGIGMVHQHFMLIPRFTVTENVVLGSEPGGRARLDLATARARVEALARRYRLDVDPDARVADLSVGQQQRVEILKVLYRGARLLILDEPTAVLAPQEVEELFRHLRALRQQGATVLFISHKLDEVLAIADRITVLRRGRVVGTVEARAATKAQLAEMMVGRPVLFRVQRPEPARQDEPAPPLALEGVTCREGGRAVLDGVSLTVRAGEIYAVAGVEGNGQAELVQVVAGLRPVDGGRLRLFGHDAAGWSVARRRAAGLAVIPEDRQRQALVLPMTLWENALLGSHRDPRWRRGPLYRPAAIRAQVARLVAAYDVRTPSLDVPVAALSGGNQQKLVLARELERGPRLVVAAQPTRGLDVGAIEFVWGQLLAARARGLGILLISADLEEILALADRIGVLVRGRLVGDVPRDEVTPERLGRLMLAGGETA comes from the coding sequence GTGGCGGACGCCGAGTGGATGGTGGAAGTGCGCCACATCACCAAGCGATTCCCCGGCCTGGTGGCCAACGACGACATCAGCTTCGCCGTGCGCCGCGGCGAGATCCACGCCATCGTCGGCGAGAACGGCGCCGGCAAGTCCACGCTGATGAAGATCCTGGCCGGCCTCCATTCGCCCGACGCCGGCGAGATCCGGCTGGAGGGCCGCCCGGTCCGCCTGCGCGGCCCGCGGCACGCCGCCCAGCTGGGCATCGGCATGGTCCACCAGCACTTCATGCTCATCCCCCGCTTCACCGTGACCGAGAACGTGGTGCTGGGCAGCGAGCCCGGGGGCCGGGCCCGGCTCGACCTGGCGACCGCCCGCGCCCGGGTGGAGGCCCTGGCCCGGCGCTACCGGCTCGACGTCGACCCCGACGCGCGGGTGGCCGACCTCTCCGTCGGCCAGCAGCAGCGGGTGGAGATCCTCAAGGTGCTCTACCGCGGCGCCCGCCTGCTGATCCTGGACGAGCCGACGGCGGTGCTGGCGCCCCAGGAGGTGGAGGAGCTCTTCCGCCACCTGCGGGCGCTGCGCCAGCAGGGCGCGACCGTCCTCTTCATCAGCCACAAGCTGGATGAGGTGCTGGCCATCGCCGACCGCATCACGGTGCTGCGGCGCGGCCGCGTGGTCGGCACCGTGGAGGCCCGCGCCGCCACCAAGGCGCAGCTGGCCGAGATGATGGTCGGCCGGCCGGTGCTGTTCCGCGTCCAGCGGCCCGAGCCGGCCCGGCAGGACGAACCGGCGCCGCCGCTGGCCCTGGAGGGGGTCACCTGCCGCGAGGGCGGGCGGGCCGTACTCGACGGGGTGAGCCTGACGGTCCGCGCGGGCGAGATCTACGCCGTCGCCGGCGTCGAGGGCAACGGCCAGGCCGAGCTGGTGCAGGTGGTGGCGGGTCTGCGCCCTGTGGACGGCGGCCGGCTCCGGCTCTTCGGCCACGACGCGGCCGGCTGGAGCGTGGCGCGACGGCGCGCGGCCGGACTGGCGGTGATCCCCGAGGACCGTCAGCGGCAGGCCCTGGTGCTGCCCATGACCCTGTGGGAGAACGCCCTGCTGGGCAGCCATCGCGATCCCCGCTGGCGGCGCGGCCCGCTGTATCGGCCCGCGGCCATCCGGGCCCAGGTCGCCCGCCTGGTCGCCGCGTACGACGTGCGGACGCCCTCCCTGGATGTCCCCGTCGCGGCCCTCTCCGGTGGCAACCAGCAGAAGCTGGTGCTCGCCCGGGAGCTGGAGCGCGGACCCCGGCTGGTCGTGGCCGCCCAGCCCACCCGCGGCCTGGACGTGGGCGCCATCGAGTTCGTCTGGGGTCAGCTCCTGGCCGCCCGGGCCCGAGGCCTGGGCATCCTGCTGATCTCCGCGGACCTGGAGGAGATCCTGGCGTTGGCCGACCGCATCGGCGTGCTGGTCCGGGGGCGCCTGGTGGGCGATGTCCCGCGGGACGAGGTGACCCCCGAGCGGCTCGGGCGCCTGATGCTGGCGGGGGGTGAGACGGCGTGA
- a CDS encoding ABC transporter permease, whose protein sequence is MPAPDGTAALLAGLLTLLAGTLRLSLPVLITSVGATFTELGGVVNIGLEGMMLGGAFASAWAGTAWGPAAGIAAGIAAGGLLALVHALAAVRFRVDHIVSGVAVNLLAAGLVRIGSYQAFGTATTSGRVEGLPPLQVPYLGQVSPLVVVGFLLVLGAWYVQQRTPFGLRLRACGENPLAADTLGVNVESLRMAGVILSGMMAGLAGSYLVVELNHVYVEGMTQGRGYVALAAMIFGNWTPAGAALASLLFGAAEALSIQANVAIPYQFLEMVPYVVTLLVLAGVVRRSTPPAAVGTHYSRDDD, encoded by the coding sequence ATGCCGGCGCCTGACGGGACCGCCGCCCTGCTGGCCGGCCTGCTGACCCTCCTGGCCGGCACCCTGCGCCTCAGCCTCCCCGTCCTGATCACCAGCGTGGGCGCCACCTTCACCGAGCTGGGCGGGGTCGTCAACATCGGGCTCGAGGGCATGATGCTCGGCGGCGCCTTCGCCTCGGCCTGGGCCGGCACCGCGTGGGGTCCGGCGGCCGGCATCGCCGCGGGGATCGCGGCCGGGGGCCTGTTGGCGCTGGTGCATGCCCTGGCGGCGGTGCGCTTCCGCGTGGACCACATCGTCAGCGGGGTGGCCGTCAACCTGCTGGCCGCCGGCCTGGTCCGCATCGGCAGCTACCAGGCCTTCGGCACCGCCACCACGTCGGGGCGGGTCGAGGGCCTGCCGCCGCTGCAGGTCCCCTACCTGGGCCAGGTCTCGCCGCTGGTGGTCGTCGGCTTCCTCCTGGTCCTCGGGGCCTGGTACGTCCAGCAGCGCACGCCCTTCGGGCTGCGGCTGCGCGCCTGCGGCGAGAACCCGCTGGCGGCCGACACCCTGGGGGTCAACGTGGAGTCCCTGCGGATGGCGGGCGTGATCCTCAGCGGCATGATGGCGGGCCTGGCGGGATCGTACCTGGTGGTGGAGCTGAACCACGTCTACGTGGAGGGCATGACCCAGGGCCGGGGCTACGTGGCGCTGGCGGCGATGATCTTCGGCAACTGGACGCCCGCGGGCGCCGCCCTGGCCTCCCTCCTGTTCGGCGCCGCGGAGGCGCTGTCGATCCAGGCCAACGTGGCGATCCCCTACCAGTTCCTCGAGATGGTGCCGTACGTGGTCACGCTGCTGGTGCTGGCCGGGGTCGTGCGCCGCTCCACGCCGCCGGCGGCGGTGGGGACCCACTACAGCCGCGACGACGACTGA
- a CDS encoding ABC transporter ATP-binding protein, with the protein MDPLGKRTAFLIRLIRPYWHRYALGIGALMATDALQLAIPRLVGAFTDALDRGALDLPGAVRHAALVVGLAVGVGIFRYLWRIYVFGTSWRIEQAMRARLFGHLLTLSANYFNHHKTGDLMAHATNDLQAVRMALGPGVLMLADSLLMSTGTLAVMLLTIDWRLTLLGLLPLPLLALSSWGLGRAIHARFRRVQDIFSDLTDRVQENLSGIRVVKAFSRTQAEEQAFARVNRRYLEANLHLHRVDAAFDPLIEFLTALGFVIVLGYGGSLVLDGVISLGDFVAFVSYLGMLVWPMLAIGWVVNLLERGAASMERIDAILAERPEITDPPRPAPVRRLRGRIEVRNLTFRYRPDLPPALEDLTVTVEPGRTLALIGRTGSGKSTLANLLVRVYDPPAGTVFIDGVDVREIPLAVLRRDIGYVPQDHFLFSKTIAENIAFAPADWSREAVVAAARDAQVEEDIRRFPKGFDTPVGERGVTLSGGQRQRIGIARALLKDPPILILDDCLSAVDSQTEARILARLREIMARRTTILISHRVSTVQHADEILVLDGGRVVERGTHEELLARRGEYYRLYRRQRLEEQIAAE; encoded by the coding sequence ATGGACCCCTTGGGCAAGCGCACGGCCTTCCTGATCCGCCTGATCCGCCCCTACTGGCACCGGTACGCCCTGGGCATCGGCGCGCTGATGGCCACCGATGCGCTCCAGCTGGCCATCCCGCGCCTGGTGGGCGCCTTCACCGACGCCCTCGACCGCGGCGCCCTCGACCTGCCCGGCGCGGTGCGTCACGCCGCCCTGGTGGTCGGCCTCGCCGTCGGGGTGGGCATCTTCCGGTACCTCTGGCGGATCTACGTCTTCGGCACCTCCTGGCGCATCGAGCAGGCGATGCGGGCGCGGCTGTTCGGCCACCTGCTGACGCTGTCGGCCAACTACTTCAACCACCACAAGACGGGCGATCTGATGGCCCACGCCACCAACGACCTGCAGGCGGTGCGCATGGCGCTGGGGCCCGGCGTGCTGATGCTGGCCGATTCGCTGCTGATGAGCACCGGCACCCTGGCGGTGATGCTGCTGACCATCGACTGGCGGCTCACCCTGCTGGGGCTCCTGCCGCTGCCCCTCCTGGCCCTCTCCTCCTGGGGGCTCGGCCGCGCGATCCACGCCCGCTTCCGGCGCGTGCAGGACATCTTCAGCGACCTGACCGACCGCGTCCAGGAGAACCTCTCCGGGATCCGGGTGGTCAAGGCGTTCTCCCGGACGCAGGCGGAGGAGCAGGCGTTCGCCCGCGTCAACCGGCGCTACCTGGAGGCCAACCTGCACCTCCATCGCGTGGATGCCGCCTTCGACCCGCTGATCGAGTTCCTCACCGCCCTGGGGTTCGTCATCGTCCTCGGGTACGGCGGTTCGCTGGTCCTCGACGGCGTGATCAGCTTGGGCGACTTCGTCGCCTTCGTCAGCTACCTCGGCATGCTGGTGTGGCCGATGCTGGCCATCGGATGGGTGGTGAACCTGCTGGAGCGCGGGGCCGCGTCCATGGAGCGGATCGACGCCATCCTCGCCGAGAGGCCGGAGATCACCGATCCGCCGAGGCCCGCCCCGGTCCGCCGCCTGCGGGGGCGGATCGAGGTGCGAAACCTCACCTTCCGTTACCGACCGGACCTGCCGCCGGCCCTGGAGGATCTGACGGTGACGGTGGAGCCGGGCCGGACGCTGGCCCTGATCGGTCGCACCGGGTCGGGCAAGAGCACCCTGGCCAACCTGCTGGTGCGGGTGTACGACCCGCCGGCGGGCACGGTGTTCATCGACGGCGTCGACGTGCGAGAGATCCCCCTGGCGGTGCTGCGGCGCGACATCGGCTACGTGCCCCAGGACCACTTCCTCTTCTCCAAGACCATCGCCGAGAACATCGCCTTCGCCCCCGCCGACTGGAGCCGGGAGGCCGTCGTGGCCGCCGCCCGGGATGCCCAGGTCGAGGAGGACATCCGCCGGTTCCCGAAGGGCTTCGACACGCCCGTCGGCGAGCGGGGCGTCACCCTCTCCGGCGGCCAGCGTCAGCGCATCGGGATCGCCCGGGCCCTGCTCAAGGATCCGCCGATCCTGATCCTCGACGACTGCCTCTCGGCGGTCGACAGCCAGACGGAGGCGCGCATCCTCGCACGCCTGCGGGAGATCATGGCCCGGCGCACCACGATCCTGATCTCCCACCGGGTCTCCACCGTCCAGCACGCCGACGAGATCCTGGTCCTCGACGGCGGCCGCGTCGTCGAACGGGGAACCCACGAGGAGCTGCTGGCGCGGCGCGGAGAGTACTACCGCCTCTACCGGCGCCAGCGGCTGGAGGAGCAGATCGCCGCCGAATAG